The sequence CGGCCGCGCAGCTCGCCCAGCGGACGCCCCAGGGACGTCGTCGTGCCGAGCCGCACCGAGGCACCGTCGCGCGTCGCCACGGCGTACGCCAGCCGCGTGCCCTGGCGCGAGAAGACGGCCGAAGTCACCGGGCCCTCGAAGTACGTGCGAAGCGCGCCGCTCACCACGTCGAGGAGCAGCAGGCTCGGACCGTGGTGGGTGTCATGGTCCGGGATGAGCGCCGCCGTCGAGCCGTCCGGACTCACCGCCGAGAACAGCGTGCTCGACAGCGCGCGGATGGGAACCCACGCGCGCTCCACCCCATCCACGGAGACCCGGTAGCCGCTGCCGTCGCGCACGGTGCTGAGCCGCGCATCGCGAGCAGACGCCTGGGGCTTGCCGGTCACGTCGCTGTCTGTCTTTTCCTCCGCGAGCGGCGCGGGAGCACGGGACTCCCACTCCTCACCGCAGCCCAGCAATGACAACGTGACGAGGGCCAATACAGTGCGACCCATGTTTTTCACGAGCATGGCCATTTCTCCCCTGGCTCATCGCAATGATGAGTCAGAGCAGTTAAAACGAGAATAGCCTCCAATACAAGATAGGGCGGCCTGTGCTGTGAATGGGGAATGCTCGCGTGAGGGTGTATGGCTTTCGTGTGACGTGCTGCCTTCCCGGGTGCAGGGGCGTGCCGGGCCAGGCGCCTGCCGGGGCAGGTGGAATGTTGAGCGGTGGAAACACGCCGCGCTCGTGTCCGGGAGCCGACTATCGGATTCTCGGAATGAGATTCGCGCATCTGCTCTCAGGCAATCATTCCAGCCATGCAATCCACCCCCGAGCAGTTCGACCGACGTTCCTTCCCTCGCCTCCAGGCGCCCCTGTACTCGCGGCCCGCGCGGCTGAGCTACGGCACGAAGCGGCAGGTGCTGGATGTCAGCCGGAGCGGTGCTCGCATCTACTCCGACGAGTTCCACGCGGAGGGCAGCACGCTGGAGCTGGAGCTCTTCCTGGCGAGCGGGGGCTCGCTGGAGTGCAACGCGCGCGTGGTGTGGACGACGAAGCTGACGCCGGGCTCCGTGGCCCGCTACGAGGTGGGGCTCGCCTTCCTGGACCCGCCCCCCGCCCTGTGGAGCCAGCTCCAGCCCCTGCTCGTCCCCGACGACGCGACGGAGCGCTCCTGAGCTGGCGGCGCGGAATGACTGGCGTGTGAGGGCAATGCCAGACACCGACACACCCGGGGTATGCGTGGGATGCCCGTCCGGCCGAGGGGGCCCCGCCTTGCTGGTGTCACACGGCTGGACGTGGGATAACCGGGTGCCGATGAGTGTCACGGGCTCACCCATCCGAATCCTGGTGGCTGACGACCATCCGCTGCTTCGCGAAGGGCTCAGCGCGCTGATTGCCGGCCAACCGGACATGGCGCTGGTCGCCGAGGCGGAGAACGGCGAGCAGGCCGTGCGGGCGTTTCGTGAGCACCGGCCCGACATCACCCTGATGGACGTGCGGATGCCCATGATGGGCGGCATCGACGCCATCACCGCGATACGCGCGGAGTTCCCCTCCGCGAGAATCGTCGTCCTCACCACCTACACCGGCGACGCGCAGGCGCTACGCGCCATCAAGGCCGGCGCGTCCGGCTACCTGCTCAAGAGCATGCTGCGCAAGGAGCTGGTGGACACCATCCGCAGCGTGCACGCGGGCCGGCGCCGCATCTCCGAGGACGTCGCCTCCGAGATGGCCCAGTACATGGCGGACGACGAGCTGACGTCGCGCGAGCGGGACGTCCTCGCGCTCGTGGCCGCGGGCAATGCCAACAAGGAGGTCGCCGCCCGCATGGGCGTCTCCGAGGAGACGGTCAAGACGCACATGAAGCACGTGCTGACCAAGCTCAGCGCGCGCGACAGGACGCATGCGGTGGTGGTCGCCCTGAAGCGCGGCATCATCGACATCTGACGCGCGGCTTACCGGCCCCCGCCCACGAGCCGCCACAGCCGCTGGCTCCAGGTGCTCCGGGCGTCCCGCGGATACGCCGCCGAGGCCGGCATGCGCAGCTCCAGCTCCGCTCCCGCCCCGCCCCGGTTGTGGATGTCGAGCCGCGCGCCAATCTTCCGAGCGCGCTCACGCATGCCCGCCAGGCCCCAGTGTCCGGGCCGTCCACCGGCCTGGAGCAGCTCCGGCTCCAGGCCACGGCCGTCGTCCCGGACGCGCAGGCACAGCTCGGTGCCGCCATAGGTGAGCGCCACCTCGATGTTCTTCGCGCCCGCATGCTGGAACGCGTTCGCCAGCGCCTCGCGGCCGATGAAGTAGACCTCGTCGCGCACGAGCGCATCGAGCGGCGTGGGCTCCCCCTCCACCTCCACGCGGAAGCACACGGCGGAGCCCACCTGGAGCTCCTCGCCGACCCGGGCCAGGGCCTGGGACAGCTCCTCCGCGTTGTCCGCGGCGGCGCGCAGGTCCTGCACGCGGTCCCTGCCCTCGACGAGGACGCCGTCGGCGCGCTCCAGCACCTTGTCCAGCGCGGCCCGTGTATGCGTTCCCTCCGGAAGCTGCTCCGCCACCGACTGGAAGCGGAGAATCAGCCCCTGGATGCCCTGCAGCAGCGTGTCGTGCAGCTCGCGGGCGATGCGCTCGCGCTCACGGTGGCGCTCCTCCAGCAGACCTCGCATGTGCGAGCGCACCTGGCGCAGGCGCAGCAGGTACAGCGCCCACAGCACGGCCAGCACCACCACGACACACAGGGCCCGGAACCACCACGTCTGATACCAGGCGGGTGGCACGACGAGCTCGAGCGTCGCGCCCGCCTCGTTCCACACGCCGTCGTTGTTCGCCGCGATGACCTGGAAGCGGTACCGGCCCGGGTCCAGGTGCGTGTAGTACGCCTCGCGCCGCGTGCCCACGTCCTGCCATTCCGCGTCCACGCCCTCGAGGCGATAGCGGAAGCGCACGCGCGCGGGGACGGTGAAGCTCAGGCCCGTGTAGTCGAGCTCGAGGTTCTTCGCCCCCACCGGCAGGGTGAGCAGCGGCCCCGGAGCGAGCGGGCGGCCATCCGCCTGCACCGAGCGGATGACGACGGGCGGCGGCAGCGGATTGCGGAAGATGCGCTCCGGGTCCACCCACACCACGCCGTTGCTGGTCGCGAACCACAGCCTGCCATCCGTCCCTCGCACCAGGGTGGGCAGGGGGCGCAGCACGGTGGGGCGCGCCGGCAGGCCGTCGAGGAAGTCGAAGTGCTCGCCGCGCGCGAGATGGTTCGGGTCGGCGACGGCTCGCGCCACCTCCTCCGGGCCCAGGTGGAAGATGCCCGGCACGGAGTGAATCCACAGCCCGCCATCCTCCATCTCCACGATGCCGGAGACGCCGCGCAGGGGCTCGGGGCCGGCCACGCCGATGCGACGGAGCTGCTCTCCATCGAACCAGGCAAGGCCGAACTGCCCGCCCACCCAGAACCGCCGCCCGGCACGCAGCACGGTCACCATGCCCAGGTGGAACCCCTCCGCGCCGCCATGGCGGCGTGTGCCACCGTCATCGACGCGGCCAATCGTGCCGTCGCCGTATCCCAGCCAGACGTGGCCCTCCGCGTCCGTCGTCGCGGAGGTGAGGCGGGACTGAAGGCCCTGGGAAGACTCGCGGGTCGCCTTGTCCATGCGAGTCCACACTCCGTCCTTCCAGCGCAGCAGGGCCCTGCCCGCCGTCGCGACCCACAGCGCACCGCTGCCGTCCTTCGCCAGCGCTTGGAGCTGCAGGGCCTTCACGTCCTCGGGAAGCGTCGCGACACGCACCGGCACGTCGTTCTCGATGCGCCAGATGTCCCGTTCGACTCCGAACCACACGATGCCGTCCGGGTCCCGGTACGCGCAGCCGGCCTGGGCGCCGAGCGGCGTGAAGTGGACCTGCCTGTCCTCGAGCCGCATCAGGGGCCGGTTGGTGCTGCCCGCCCAGACGGCGCCGTCATCGCCCGCGGCCAACGCGAAGTCATGGGAGCCGCGCGGGAACTCCGCCAGCACCAGGGTGCTGTGCCGGAAGCAGTCGAGCCCGCCGCTGGTGCCGGCCCAGATGTTCCCCTCGCGGTCCTGGATGAGCGGCCACACGTAGTCCGCGCTGAGGCCATCCTCCTCGGTAAAGGCCTCCGCCGCCGGGTCGAGCTTCTCGATGTACCGGCCGCCCAGCCGCTCGGGATGGGGCACCCGGCGCATTCCCTCTCCGAGCGTGGAGAGCCACAGGCTGCCCTCACGGTCGAACAACATCCCCGCCGACGTCACGGCGATGCGCGCGGCCGCCGTGAGGGGCTCTCCGTTGGCGCGCACCACGGGCCTCACACCGCCAGCGCCGTCCAATTCGGTAATCCAGAGGGTGCCATCCGGTGCCTGCGCCATCCTCCCCACCCACCCCACGCGGACGCCCGTCGGGCGGAACGTGTGGCTGCCCTTCGGGAGGAACAGGAGCGAGTCCTTCGCCGCGGCCCACAGCGTGCCGTCACGGTCGACGAACAGCGCCGTGGCCTGCGTGTCCGGGAACCCCCAGTCCTCGCCCACCTGGTGCCAGCGCCCGTCCTGGAGGCGCAGCAGGCCCGCCGTCTTTCCCGCGGCCCAGACGGTGCCGCTCATGTCGACGGCGAATGACATCAACTGGTTCACCGACAGGCCCTGCGCCTCGTCGTAGCGGGTGAGCTTCCCGTCCTTCAGGAAGGCCACGCCGCCCGCCTGGAAGCCCAGCCACAGTCCCCCGTCAGGTGCGGCGTGCAGCGTCTGGACGCTGGGCACCGGGAGGCCGTCGGGGGATTCGAAGCGCTCGAAGCGGACGCCATCGAAGTTGTAGAGCGTGGCCGCCGCGGCCAGCCAGATGAAGCCGTCACGCGTCTGCGCGAGCGCTGAAATCTGTCCGGGAGCGCCGTCCTTGATGGTCCAGCGCGAGTGATAGAACTGGTTGATGCTTCGGTCGCGGTTGTCTGGCTGCGCCTGGGCGGCCGAGCCACCGAGCAGCAGCGCGAAGAGGCCCAGCAGCGCCTGGCCCAGCCACCACCGCCTCCCGCCATGCCTCGCCGCGACCTTCATCCGTTCCGCGTTCCTCCCACGAGGCGAAGTGTCCTCAATACCCGCCGGAGAGGTGAGTGACCTCACCCGAAAGAGGGAGCCGTGTGCGCCCAGGTGGGCCCGGCCCGCTGCGAGCCTCGGCGCGCCAACGGAGGAAGCCCCCGGCGCTTCACGCGGGCTCGGAAATCCTCCGGAAAATGGGGGTGAGGGGAAATATCACCGGCACACGTTGAGGAGGAAAAGATGCTTGCCGGGCAGCAACCCGGTTGCGTCACTGCCTTGTTCCCGCCGAGGGGTATCGAAGACCATGGGCGCCTCCTGGAGGATCTTCCACGTGGAGCTGCAACAGAGACCGGAGCCGGTCGCGAAGGCACTCCCCGCTGAGGGGCTCGCGCGACTCCGACGAGATTTGGAGCGGGCCGTCGCTCGCGTGTGCCCGCCAGCCCTCGCGGACCGGCGCGATGACCTGGTGCAGACGGCGATGATTCGCGTCGTTGAGCTCCAGCGTCGCGACCCGGACCCGGCCCGGCTCACTCCCGCCTACCTGTACCGGGTGGCCTACACCGCGCTCATCGACGAGATGCGCAGCCAGGACCGGCGGCGCGAGGTGGCCCTCGAGGACACGGAGGCGCCGTCCCTCCAGCCGGTGGCCCCCGGAGACCCGGAGCGTTCCGCCGGTGCGGCGCAGATTGCCCGGGCGATACGCGACTGCCTCCAGCGGCTCGTGCAGGACCGGAGGCTCGCCGTGACGCTGTACCTGCAGGGACACACCATTCCAGAGGCCGCGGAGCTGCTCGCCTGGGACGGCAAGCGCACCGAGAACCTCGTCTACCGTGGGCTGAGCGGGCTGCGCGCCTGCCTCGCGACAAAGGGAATCGAGCCGTGAGCGAACGCAAGCCCGATGAGACGCTCGATGACGCCACCGTCGAGCGGCTGCGCACGGCCTTTCGCGCTGGCGACACGCTGGAGACCACCGGTGAGCCCGTGGACGCGGACCGCGTCTGGCGCGCGGTGAGCGGCGAGTCCTCGCCCGAGGAGCGCCGGGAGGTCATCGCCCGTGTGGCCGCGGACCCGGCCTGGGCCTCTGCATGGAGACTGGCGCACGAGCTGCACCAGGCCTCCACCGAAGCGACGGACCGGGCGGAGCAGACGCAGGACACTCCACGGGCCCGGCGAGACACGGAGCGCGTGCGTACGCGGGGGCACCGCTTCCACCTCGCGTGGAGCCGCCCTGCGTGGGGGGCGCTGGCGACGGCGGCGCTGGTGCTCGTCGTGGTGGGCGTGGTGCTGAAGCAGGGGCCGGAGGGCACCACCGTGATTCGCGGTGCGGACACCGCGGGCATCACCTCCCTGGTGCCCGAGGACACACGCCTTCCGCGCGAGCATTGTGTGCTGCGCTGGAGCGACGGACCGCCGGGGACGCGCTGGGCGCTCCAGCTCTCGTCGGAGGACCTGAGCGTCGTGCATCGCGAGGACTCGCTGACGCGCGCCGAGTACACGGTGCCCGCCAGCGTGCTCTCCGCGCTTCCGAAGGGGACGAAGCTGCTGTGGCAGGTCGAGGCGCGCCTGCCGGATGGAGAGGTCCAGCGCAGCGCTACGTTCGTGAATCGAGTCGAGTGAAGGTGTCGTGCCATTTCGCGAGGGGGATTTCATGAAGACCGAAGTCGAGAGCAAGAGGTCGCGCGTGAGCGCATGGGGGGTGGTGCTTGGACTGGTGCTGTGTTGCGGACTGGCCACGCAGGCGTGGGCGCAGAGCTCGCC comes from Pyxidicoccus parkwaysis and encodes:
- a CDS encoding PilZ domain-containing protein, with translation MQSTPEQFDRRSFPRLQAPLYSRPARLSYGTKRQVLDVSRSGARIYSDEFHAEGSTLELELFLASGGSLECNARVVWTTKLTPGSVARYEVGLAFLDPPPALWSQLQPLLVPDDATERS
- a CDS encoding response regulator, producing the protein MSVTGSPIRILVADDHPLLREGLSALIAGQPDMALVAEAENGEQAVRAFREHRPDITLMDVRMPMMGGIDAITAIRAEFPSARIVVLTTYTGDAQALRAIKAGASGYLLKSMLRKELVDTIRSVHAGRRRISEDVASEMAQYMADDELTSRERDVLALVAAGNANKEVAARMGVSEETVKTHMKHVLTKLSARDRTHAVVVALKRGIIDI
- a CDS encoding sensor histidine kinase; protein product: MKVAARHGGRRWWLGQALLGLFALLLGGSAAQAQPDNRDRSINQFYHSRWTIKDGAPGQISALAQTRDGFIWLAAAATLYNFDGVRFERFESPDGLPVPSVQTLHAAPDGGLWLGFQAGGVAFLKDGKLTRYDEAQGLSVNQLMSFAVDMSGTVWAAGKTAGLLRLQDGRWHQVGEDWGFPDTQATALFVDRDGTLWAAAKDSLLFLPKGSHTFRPTGVRVGWVGRMAQAPDGTLWITELDGAGGVRPVVRANGEPLTAAARIAVTSAGMLFDREGSLWLSTLGEGMRRVPHPERLGGRYIEKLDPAAEAFTEEDGLSADYVWPLIQDREGNIWAGTSGGLDCFRHSTLVLAEFPRGSHDFALAAGDDGAVWAGSTNRPLMRLEDRQVHFTPLGAQAGCAYRDPDGIVWFGVERDIWRIENDVPVRVATLPEDVKALQLQALAKDGSGALWVATAGRALLRWKDGVWTRMDKATRESSQGLQSRLTSATTDAEGHVWLGYGDGTIGRVDDGGTRRHGGAEGFHLGMVTVLRAGRRFWVGGQFGLAWFDGEQLRRIGVAGPEPLRGVSGIVEMEDGGLWIHSVPGIFHLGPEEVARAVADPNHLARGEHFDFLDGLPARPTVLRPLPTLVRGTDGRLWFATSNGVVWVDPERIFRNPLPPPVVIRSVQADGRPLAPGPLLTLPVGAKNLELDYTGLSFTVPARVRFRYRLEGVDAEWQDVGTRREAYYTHLDPGRYRFQVIAANNDGVWNEAGATLELVVPPAWYQTWWFRALCVVVVLAVLWALYLLRLRQVRSHMRGLLEERHRERERIARELHDTLLQGIQGLILRFQSVAEQLPEGTHTRAALDKVLERADGVLVEGRDRVQDLRAAADNAEELSQALARVGEELQVGSAVCFRVEVEGEPTPLDALVRDEVYFIGREALANAFQHAGAKNIEVALTYGGTELCLRVRDDGRGLEPELLQAGGRPGHWGLAGMRERARKIGARLDIHNRGGAGAELELRMPASAAYPRDARSTWSQRLWRLVGGGR
- a CDS encoding RNA polymerase sigma factor, with amino-acid sequence MELQQRPEPVAKALPAEGLARLRRDLERAVARVCPPALADRRDDLVQTAMIRVVELQRRDPDPARLTPAYLYRVAYTALIDEMRSQDRRREVALEDTEAPSLQPVAPGDPERSAGAAQIARAIRDCLQRLVQDRRLAVTLYLQGHTIPEAAELLAWDGKRTENLVYRGLSGLRACLATKGIEP